The genomic DNA CTGTCTCACAATGATATTAACAAAGGACGGACACCACAGAGCCAAGAAGCAAATCACCACAAACACAATGATGCGCAGCGACTCCTTCTTGTTGTCTCTCTCCGCGCTGGGCGCCTCTCTCACCAGGTGGTTCCTGGCAATCACATACAATTTAACAGTCATCAACACTTTAACGAGCACTATAATCTGCAGAGTCATCACACCGAACGCGTTTATTTGAGCCGCCTTCGAAATGGGCACCATGTTCTGCACCGTGAGGATGGAGTAGGTGTAGATCCAACAGAACGCGCAGATTCCAATAACGAAAGAGCGCGTAATGTAGCGATTGTAGAAGAATGGATGGCACACGGCGAAGTAGCGGTCGAACTGCGCGAAGAGGAAGGTTAACACATTGACACCGAGAAACGAGGGTAGAATGTAGAACGTTCCGTTTCTGGAGGGGTAGCCCTCTTGGACGTCAAAGAGGCCGAGGTAGTAGGCCGAGAAGCCGGTCAGAGTGTCACTGATGCTCGTGTTCAGCATGAATATGAACCGGTTCTGGCCTCGCAGAGACCGAGTGGAGGAGATCCCGATGACCACCGAGCCGGCGACCAGCACGGCGCTGGTGGCGAACAGAATgtggaagatgaagatgaggaaGTCCTCCGCAGTGTCGAAGTCCACCGACAGAGGGACGGTGGCGTTCAGGAGGAGAAGCATCCTGGAGGCTCCACCAGAAGTACGAGCACACATTATATTTATAGATGCTCAGATAGATCTCTAAAGGGCAGAGGCTCAAGTGACATGTTTAACAGAACAGACGCATGTCAGACATATGGAGTCCTAATCACAACAGGTCCCAGGGGTGTTTGGTGATGGTAATAAACAAGATGATCACCAGTGGCTTGTTTGTGCGTCCTGTGGTTTCCATAACACTTTCACAGTGGTTTGGAAGAAATTGTATTTGGTTCACCATCTGACTCTCATAAAGTTcatattgttattcataacgaaaaaatccagcaggtattttcatataaatatttgggagTAATGATAGACCATCTGTTATCttggaaagaccacattgaatttgtctgtaaaaagaccACCTAAGGTCTTTTGGGgcgagtaaacaaattcttcttttgttttttacttctgtgattatgagtgttCTACAGTATTGCTATACTACACGGTTCAAGAGTTTGTCCACTACtctaaagtcaaaactgctccaccaaatgaaaatctgctcaaagattgtaggtcaaccccttgagaaactctatgaatcagcctatcataataacatcttaaggctggctaacaccatcgtctctgaccccaaccatgttttgaagAGTGAATATcaattgttaccatcaaatcggagatacagggttccacgatttaataaagTTAGACTGAAGCTCTCTTTtgtacaccagtcaatcctaaaactaaatgtggagcctaatcccagattaaatgtacgttgaagggccctgaatatcgtcttctgtgattgtaatgtttaaatgtatgtatccttgttttcttgtctttgtcctttctgtgatgttgcaaatggagctgctgtgatgcaaaacaaatttcagacctgtctgacaataaagtattatcgtattGTCGTATTGTCTGTCTGAGGTCTACAGGGTGACCAAGGAAAACTTTTATCAAGTTTTTATCACTTTTGTTCAACACCTTCACTTTCCCCTCTGCTACCTCTTCAGAGTAAAAACTTAATTAGCTTCTAAATTAAGTCAAGGCAACtttatagcacatttcaaaaaCAGATGCAAAGAAAAGCaataaaggtcccatattgtaaaaagttagattttcatgtcttttatattataaagcaggtttaagtgctatataaataatgtgaaagtatcaaaacactcaatccatggagaaatacacacagcccgtattcagaaactgtgcgtttgaaacaagctgttaggatttctgtccatttgtgatgtcacaaatgtacaatatttagaccatttcacagctTTATATGTAAACACACTAaatgtttcccagtttatttcctgttgcagtgtatgtcaatgacatcagctgacaggatgtaaacatggacccaagctgtttcctagcaatgcaattccgttgccattccgttgaaatgcactaaaacggagcgtttcagacagagggtgaatacaggtatattcagacagacagtatgagataaataatgtgttttttaacactagtagaaacccaaaatacaaacatgaacctgaaaatgagcatatgtcccctttaaacaatAAGCAATAACAAATGGAGTAGAGCAGAACTAAAGTGCAGTAATAAGTTGTAAGTTGCACCAAATGCaacaaaggaaataaaagtaaaGTACAGAAACCAATCAATCAATGGAACAGGAGAACAACAGAGTTTATAGTTTAGATTTGAAAGCAGCCTCACCCTGTTTTGTAATATCAACATTGATGTTCTTGGTAATGAGAACTCTGCAGGACTGTCTAAGTCAGGGATTCTCAATGTTTTTGGGCCCAGGGACCCCTTATAGGGACTCCCTCATAATCATAGCTctgattaagcataatgctcaataccatttgtactcttagatgccattggaactatttctATTCTAAAGCTATTCAACCTAACtccttcagacctgtttcatagtgataaagaGACACAATTCAATATGAaacatgttaagataagatgagataatactttattagtcccacagcagggaaatttgcaatgttattgaaaGCTAATACACttatatacctttaaacagagggctattttattcaaattgcatttggactcaacttgacagcatttatggCCTACATTTCAAGTcattgatcttaaaagctttcagaaaatgcaCAGTTGtaagtcctaataaatccagacgTTTAAATtcaccagtctaaagctgactctCATTTTAGTGCTTCAGATTCAAAATAATGgattattgctgtgtgtcacaatcatatcagactTTCTATTGGctcaaagctaacgtgggtgggagtaatggacacaatatgcttgttttattggtgcaaatgatCCCCAtgtgtagatatgcacttttttaGGATACAGAACAGTTTTATCATTTATAGCAAATGATTTTGCTAACAGAGTGCCAAAGACCCCTCGGGGTCTCCGGACCCCACTTAGAGAATCACTGGTCTAAGTCATATAGGCCTTCCCTTTAGTACGACACAGTTGAAATGCAGAATGATTCAGTTTTGCCATCTGTAACCAGTTATTAACTAATGATCATAGCTGCATGGGTATGAAGTGCTCGTTTGAATCAACAAACGTACCAACACATGTTGCTTGGATTATAACAACATGAACTCACAATAGACACTTCTTTTAATTCAGGTACATTTTGCCCAAAGTTTAATGAAAGTTTCCAAATAAATGAGCATTAATCACCTGAAGGCCTCTTCATTAAACTCATTTGCTCGTTTTTATTGCTTCAGTACATGAAGGTCTCTGTGATCAGGTCATGGAATCATTTGATCTCAGAACTTTCACCAGACAATATCTGACTAAAGTCA from Sebastes fasciatus isolate fSebFas1 chromosome 6, fSebFas1.pri, whole genome shotgun sequence includes the following:
- the LOC141770222 gene encoding uncharacterized protein LOC141770222, encoding MCARTSGGASRMLLLLNATVPLSVDFDTAEDFLIFIFHILFATSAVLVAGSVVIGISSTRSLRGQNRFIFMLNTSISDTLTGFSAYYLGLFDVQEGYPSRNGTFYILPSFLGVNVLTFLFAQFDRYFAVCHPFFYNRYITRSFVIGICAFCWIYTYSILTVQNMVPISKAAQINAFGVMTLQIIVLVKVLMTVKLYVIARNHLVREAPSAERDNKKESLRIIVFVVICFLALWCPSFVNIIVRQLTRKGLRSRNEATNLFATMARMNALVTPAVYIWGSPALREAVWRTGWRRICTCRRARIGFNFDGMKKQPASSSS